A DNA window from Sordaria macrospora chromosome 4, complete sequence contains the following coding sequences:
- a CDS encoding 40S ribosomal protein eS7, which translates to MSAPQLNKIAANSPSRQNPSELETAIAGALYDLESNTADLKGALRPLQFVSAREIEVGHGKKAIVIFVPVPSLQGFHRVQQRLTRELEKKFSDRHVLILASRRILPRPKRSTRSRNTLKQKRPRSRTLTAVHDAILTDLVFPVEIVGKRLRTKEDGSKTLKVVLDEKERGSVDYRLDTYSEVYRRLTGRGVIFEFPQTTAEY; encoded by the exons ATGTCTGCCCCTCAGCTCAACAAGATCGCGGCCAACAGCCCCTCTCGCCAGAACCCCTCTGAGCTTGAGACCGCCATTGCTGGCGCCCTCTATGACCTTGAGTCCAACACTGCCGACCTCAAGGGTGCTCTCCGCCCCCTTCAGTTCGTCTCTGCCCGTGAG ATCGAGGTTGGCCACGGCAAGAAGGCTATTGTCATCTTTGTCCCCGTCCCTTCCCTGCAGGGCTTCCACCGCGTCCAGCAGCG CCTCACCCGtgagctcgagaagaagtTCTCTGACCGCCACGTCCTGATCCTCGCTTCTCGCCGCATCCTTCCCCGCCCCAAGCGCTCCACCCGCTCCCGCAACACCCTCAAGCAGAAGCGTCCCCGTTCGCGCACCCTCACTGCCGTCCACGACGCTATCCTCACCGACCTCGTCTTCCCCGTCGAGATCGTCGGCAAGCGTCTCCgcaccaaggaggacggcTCCAAGACCCTCAAGGTCGTCCTtgacgagaaggagcgcgGCTCCGTCGACTACCGCCTCGACACCTACTCTGAGGTCTACCGCCGCCTCACCGGCCGTGGTGTCATCTTCGAGTTCCCCCAGACCACTGCTGAGTACTAA